From the Streptomyces sp. Sge12 genome, the window CCTTCAGCAGCAGGAGCGCACCCACTGCGGTGGCGCCTTCCCCGAGCGCGGAGGCGTGCCCGGCGGCGGACGCCGTACTGGCCGGGCCGTCGCGGAACAGCCCGACGGCGATCATCGCCAGGATGGACCCGACGAAGAGCGCGGTCGGGACCAGGAACGCCTTGGCCGAGTCCACGACCCCGCGCAGGTTCACGGCGGTGACGAGGACCAGGACCCCGAGGCAGATCCACACGCGCTCGCCGTGCAGGCCGGGGAAGGCCGAGGTCAGCGCGGCGACACCGGCGGTGACGGACACGGCGACGTTCAGGACGTAGTCGAGGATCAGTGAGGCCGCCGCGACGAGGCTCGTACGCCGGCCCAGATGCCGCTTGGCGACCGCGTACGAGCCTCCGCCGTCAGGGAACGCCGCGATCACCTGCCGGTAGGAGGCCACCAGCACGGCCAGCAGCGCGGCGATGGCGAGGGTGACCGGGAGGGTGAAGCCCATCCCGTAGGCACCGGCCGCCGCGAGGACCAGCACGATCGACTCGGGTCCGTACGCCACCGACGCCATCGCGTCGAGCGACAGTGCGGCCAGGCCCTGGAGGGCGGTCAGCCGGTGCCGGTCCCCCGCTCCGTCCGCGCGGGTGTCGGGAGGCTGTTCCTGGTCCGGCCCCTGAGCGGCTTCGGTCGGTTTTCCTACGTGAATGGCCATGTCGCCGGTCCCTCCGAATGGGCAAAGTGAGGACAGCGTCGGAGCCGCACGATCCGGCCACCAGCACCCTTGGCGCGTTCCATACGCCCGCCCCGCCACTCTTCACGCGTTCCATACGCGCAGGTGCGAACGGCGTAAGAGGTTCTGGGCGCAAGCGCCCGGCTCCAGCGCGAAGGACGTCGCCCTCGTGGTGCTCGGCCACGTTGTGCAGAGCCCGTTCTCGTGAAACAAGCCATGCTCGGATGCATCGTGCCGCACGCTCACAGAACCCTCGGCCGCTGCCGTCATGCCGTTCGTCGGTGAGGGTGCTCTGGGGTGGGGCCCTGCCCGCCCGGGTGGTGCCTGTTCACGCTGACGTCAGCGGTCCTCGGAATTCTTCCGCAACTCGTCGTCGGGGTGGATCTGCTCCTCACGGCCGATGCCCGGACGGTGGGGCTCGGCACGGTGGCCCCCCGGCATCCGCGTCGTCCTCCGGGCCCGAGCCCCGTAAGCCGCCGGAGGCCTCGAACCCGGTCCCGGTCGGTACCCGGGCACGCTGCTCCCACTGCGTGCCGAACGGCGCGCCGGAACCGGCGCGGCACCTACCAGGCACAACACGCCGACACTGCCAAACGCGCCTAGGCTGGAAAGAGAGTCACAGAAATCGGAGGTGGCCATGATCATCCTCGGCATCATTCTCCTGGTCATCGGCTTCGTCGCGGGAATCAGCATCCTGTGGACCATCGGCGCCATCCTCGTCGTCATCGGAGTCATCCTCTGGATCCTGGGCGCCGTCGGGCACTCCGTCGGCGGACGCAAGCACTACTGGTAATGGAGACACCCGCTCTCGATCGGGGCACAACCGGGTCTGCAGGACTTCGTGGTTGCGGGCATGGACCACCCCAGTGCGGACCTGGCAGAGCCCGGCCACGAGAGCAGGACAACAGGTAGCTACCCGCTGTCGTGCCCTGCTCCTCCGGGCCCGTGTCCAAGGAGTCCTGTCATGCACAGTGCCCCGCCGGAGCCTGAACTTCCGGATCGTGTGCCGGAGAAGCGCGACGCCGTCACTCCCGACCTTCCGCCCGTGGGCCCGTCCGCCCCCGACCTCCCGGACGCCGCGGCCGAAAGACCCCGGCGCCGCAGCCACGAGGGCACGCGCGAGGAGGGCGAGCAACCCGCTGCCGGCCCGGGCAACGCCAAGCCTCAGGAGCCGACCGACTGACACCCGCTCGAGGTCGCCCAGCGGCTCGCGCTGTCCGCGACGGCTCGGGGCTGTCGCCCGGGTGCACGGATCGTTGACATGGAGGGGACCCGCAGCATCACGCCGCTGCGCGGCCGGGTCGGGATGCGGTGGACGGGGATGCGGGGGTGCGCGCAGACAGCCGTCGCCCCCTACGCCGTCCGCGCCCGCCCCGGCGCCCCCGTCACGGCCCCGCCGGCCTGGAGCGACCTCGACGATCCGGACCTCACGGCCCGCCGCTGGACCCTCGCCACCGTCGACGGACTGCTCAAGGGACAAGCCAGGGCAGGCCCCGCCTCGGCCTCGCTCCCTCGCGATGGCCGCGGCGTGCTCACCGCACTCATCCGTGACGAGGCAGGCCAGACGCCATGACACAGCAGCAGCGCACGACCGTACGACGGCTGATGGACGCATACGGGCAGACCCACGCCGAGGAAGCCGGCATCAAGCTGCGGAACACACCCGCGCCCCTGTATCAGCTGCTCGCGCTGTGCGTGCTCTTCTCGGTACGCATCAAGGCCGACATCGCGGTGGCCGCCGCCCGCGAGCTGTTCGGCGCCGGAATGCGCACACCAAGGGCCATGGCCAACGCTTCCTGGCAGGAGCGGGTGGACGCACTCGGCCGCGCCCACTACCGCCGCTACGACGAGAGCACGGCCACCGCGCTGGGCGACGGCGCGGAACTCGTCCTCGACCGCTACCGAGGAGACCTGCGCCGGCTCCGCGACGCAGCCGAGGGGGACGCCGACCGAATCCGCGAGCTGCTGCAACAGGTCCCGCGGATCGGACCGGTGGGAGCGGACATCTTCTGCCGCGAAGCCCAAGGCGTGTGGCCGGAGCTGTGCCCGTCGTTCGACGACCGTGCCCGCGAAGCCGCCGCCGAGCTCGGCCTCCCGTCTTCGCCCGATGGCTTGGCGCGCCTGGTGGACACCGAAGCCCTGCCGCGGCTGGCAGCCGCCCTGGTGAGGGCCGAACTGTCCAAGAACGCCGTCGACGACCTCCTGAAGACCGGCTGACACGCCGAACGGAGTTCGCGGGCGGCAACACGCGCGGTGGACCGCACCGAGCGGGACCTCGCTTCAATGGGTCGAGGCGTGCCCCATCGAAAGCACCACTGTCGATCGGGTTGCCTCAGGCGGCCAGGGGCGCGGTGGCCGGGCCGGCGTCCTCCCTCACGCCGTCGAGGAATTCTCCGACGGCCTCGAGCGCCGTATGCCGGGGCTCCCAGGCGAGTTCAGACCTGGCTCGTGCACAGTCGAGCAGGGGAATCCGCAGCACGGCGTCGAACAGGTCGGGGGAGGCGGGCACCAGGTGCATCCGCCACGCCGCGGCGCGCACGGGCGCGATGGGTACCCGCCGGGGCCGTGCCTCCAACAGCACGGCCAGCGCGGCGGCGTCGAGCACCGGGCCGGCGGCAAGGTTGAAGGAACCCCGGACCGGGCGGCGCACAGCCTCGCGGTGGGCGCCCGCGGCGTCGTCGGTGTGCGGTGCCTGGAAGCGCAGGCCGGCCAGGTCGGGTGCGACGGGTACGACTGCCGGCCGTACGAGCCTGCCCGGAAGCAGCCGGCCGGCGAAGATGCGGCGCCGTTCGGATGCGGAAGCCCGTTTGAAGAGGAACGCGGGGCGCACCCGGACGACCCTGATGGCCGGTGGGCCTGCTCGTAGGAGTCCAATACGCGTTCCACGTACGCCTTCTCGCGGGTGTAGGAGGCCTGCGGCCAGCCGTGCGTCGGCCAGGACTCGTCCACCATCAGGCGGTCGTCCTCAGGTCCGGGTGAAAACGCGCCCACCGAAGAGGCGTACACCAGCGCGGGTACACCGGCTGCTGCGGCCGCTTCGAAGACGCGGATGCTGCCGAGGACGTTGGGTCCGCCATGTCTCGGCGGGGTGGCGGGTCGGCTGGAACTTCCAGGCGAG encodes:
- a CDS encoding DUF6131 family protein, giving the protein MIILGIILLVIGFVAGISILWTIGAILVVIGVILWILGAVGHSVGGRKHYW
- the ligD gene encoding non-homologous end-joining DNA ligase LigD, with the protein product MEGTRSITPLRGRVGMRWTGMRGCAQTAVAPYAVRARPGAPVTAPPAWSDLDDPDLTARRWTLATVDGLLKGQARAGPASASLPRDGRGVLTALIRDEAGQTP
- a CDS encoding endonuclease translates to MTQQQRTTVRRLMDAYGQTHAEEAGIKLRNTPAPLYQLLALCVLFSVRIKADIAVAAARELFGAGMRTPRAMANASWQERVDALGRAHYRRYDESTATALGDGAELVLDRYRGDLRRLRDAAEGDADRIRELLQQVPRIGPVGADIFCREAQGVWPELCPSFDDRAREAAAELGLPSSPDGLARLVDTEALPRLAAALVRAELSKNAVDDLLKTG